The Myripristis murdjan chromosome 6, fMyrMur1.1, whole genome shotgun sequence sequence TTTTCTAAATCCTCTAGTTTCAATTAACAGATGTATCtcacaagtattttttttttaatttttttttattaatttgtagaaaataataaaaaaaaaatatgcagccatATATAATGATACAGAAAAGGGTATATAACCAAGCACTGTCTCTTCTTCCAAAAAGCAGTTTGACATCATGACAATATACCACATTACAGGGACTCACTCATAACTTCTGCATTCTCCATCATCATCAATGCTCTTAATCTCCCTTGGAAAAATCAAAAAGAGATACTCATCATACTTTATACAGTGGGATACATAGACATATGAGGAGGTGAACAAGGAATCCAGTATATTTAACAATGGCACTCCTGTTTGTGAGACATACCCGTGGTGGTAGTAGAGTGAGGATAAGAGAAATGGGCTTATGACCAGGTTGAACTACTGGATCATTAAGGAAAATCTGGCAAGGAAACGAGAAACACTCTCCCCTCTCTTATCGACTACCATCttggtgcccttgagcaaggcacttaacccacagcagctccagctgAGCAGTCCAGTGACCAGGTTGTGCTGGGCAGCTCACAGGTGTGAACGTATAGCAtgtaactgtatgaatgtgaggcATTGTGGGGTGCTGCTGAAAAGGACCATGCAGGAAACCTTTCCTGAACAAATATAGGGAAGGTTAAGGCAAAGTCTATAGGGAGAGAAAACTGAACTACAGGCACAGattgctgtgagacagaaaaaaaagagtgcagtataGTCTTTTGGCCGTTGGGGGCAGTGATGAACACTTGCTGGTGGTCATGAgactaaatgctataaaatgataaCTATATTTGATTCCATATTTACCAACAACTAGACTATCACTGTCATTTTTAGATGgcccaatatttataataaagACATAAGTATAAGCTGATGTGAAATTCATGGCTGTAGATTTATTGAAATTTCAGATTTCCACTAGCATTGAGGTTATGCAAACTTTtttccagaggaaaaaaaaagttctttttttccctatagGCCAGCCCAGTTTAGCCCAGTATTACCACTTTGCGCTGCCCCCCAGCGGTGGCCTCAGATATCTCCATATAGGCTATCTCTAGTAAGGAACTGGTGGATGGTTGATCAGTGgtgaaataaacagaatattaaGACTTTTCTGTGTCTAAAACACCTTCCCTgagtttgaaatgaaatgatttaaagTCGATGGTATGATACtaaagacagtgtgtgtccatcagtGCTGGTGGGTCAATGAGTAGTCAATGTATTAGTCACCAGTTCAGAAACTGCCTCTGCCACATCAAGCTTGAAGAGAACTGGAAGGAAAGTTTTCTGTCTACTTGAGTTAAGTCAAGAACAAATCAAACTTTGCAAAGTTAATAAATGTACAGTAAGTGGCACCAAGTAACACATAGGCATAGTTCAAAACATGTTGACCAGTAATTGGGTTCAGTACAAAGAGATAAACTGCAGTCTCATAGAGGTGGAACATGATTCATCCAGATGAACTGACTTCACAATAGTTGGCTCAGAGAAAACCAAACTGGCTAAAGCTACTGCTAACTTGCTTCCAGGCTAAAGCTAATCTAGCCTCCCAAGTAGAGCTTCCAAGGACTATACTGgagttttatgtgttttagcCTATTTACTGCAattcaaatatatttaaaatttctaCAGACCATTTTCCAAAGCTTATCACACTCTCTGGGTGTTTGAATGTAATTTTCTACTTCCCAGGTAGCCATTCACTTAGATTTATTTCAGGATTGTACGAAAATCAACTTGAAGAGACCTAAAAATTGCTTTTGATCAAATATCCATCACAATGAACATCCTGcccagatttatttttgttgaggTTATTTCAATATTGTGTGACAACTAAGTTTAATGCCCACATAAATTCTATATGTCTGGTGGCGCATTCACATGCCGCTGGAATGTTCAAACATCTTCAAAGTCACTATGCTTCAGATATGCTTTGGAAAATTGACAGCAGAAACGTAAAGGACGTGTGCAATGTAATAAATAAgctaaaacatgtaaaaacacttGTGTCGTCCTCTAAATCAGTGCACTGTGAGAATAGTTGTTTCCAAGGAGTTAAACCAAAGTCGCCTGATAGCAGTAGACACTAAATTTCTGGTGCTGAGGGGGGAACCCGAAACTACGCACCCCTGGTTCTGACGGCCCGCAGTTAGCCCGGGCCTTGGCAATGGGGTAACGCACACTTCCGTCAGCCAACCAGCCTGCATCACAGCGGTCCAATCCCATCAACCTCCAGGCGGCATAAAGCTGTCCCACTTTGGCAATTTGGGCCCCACTGTCAGCACAGGCCTGGACTGCTTCAGTGAAGTTCAGCTTGGATGGGTGCTCTAAGAAGTACACAGTCCCTAAACAAGACAAACAGAGGCATCAATACATGTTAGCACTCAATAATTTGTGATAGATACTATCACAAATTATTTAAAGCCTCATGTAAAAGTCACTTTTAAAGGAATATATACAAGGATTTTTCTTCATCACTTTGGACATCTACTTACCCAGATTGAGACAAGATGtccaataccattttcacctctgtatgtccagtggttcagttcatatgggtagcatttcgtgttagtgTAACATTAAGACTTTCACtctgtaaaagtgaaaaaataaaccttacagcaactctgaagctgtcttatttacacagtgtatcatgtgtatttgaaatacacatcttggattttttttttaatgagagttgtttcaggagaagttggatggtggaactgtaaccaaTGAATGTGTCCTTCTGTCTATCGCAGTAATCTGCACACCACTGAAGGTagatccagcacaaattaacttctcctaagacttgtatttcaaatacacattatacattgtgtaaataagacagctttagagctgctgtaaggtttttcactttgacagaacatagctaatgactcccatagacttcaagtctttatgctaagctaacacaaaatgctgccaataggaaccaaaccactgtaTGTACAGAGGTATAAATGTTaccaaacatcttgtctcagtctgggtaagctggaaaaaggctatttcacccaaaatgttggagttttCCAATGCTTGTGAGAATATATGCATATCATATCACATATGTATAACATCCATCAAGTTCCAACAGTTAAAGTTGTAATAATCAATATTTCTGAAGGATCATTTTAGCGAAGACCAATTAGACTGAGCTGACAAACATGTGAAATAAGGACAATGGTAGATTTTACATGGTTCTCACAGCTGTCCTGCTAATGGAATCTCAGCCAAGGACTACATGTTACTCCTCCCAGATGTGTAGCCCTGCCCCAAGGACACAGAGAAGGGTAGTGAAGGTAATTACATGcttattgcacatttttgtcagttgagtctcaaCTGTCCTTGTTCTTGTGATTTCATTTATTGTAACTTTAATTTGAAAGCTACTTTAACacaatttattttctgtcaaatACATTTCTGGAAATGTATTACCGGTATTTGTTTTCcattataatgataaaaactGCAAACTGAACAAAGGTACAAGAAGTGACACACCTTGTCATAACCAAATGATGCCCTTGCTTTGTGATACCATGCATTGGTTGTAAATAGGCACTACTACAGACATTGTGTCATGTTATGGCTATTTAGGTagtttacacagacacacacacacacacacacacacacacacacacacactgacccttGACTGCGGCGGAAAAGCAGAAGGCATCATAGCGGTGGAAGAGGCGATGCCGTTGCCCATAGCTGCGCAGTCCAGGGGCTAAATCTACGCCCCCACAGCCCTCACGTGGCACAACGATTGGATACTGCACTGTCCCATCTGCCAACCAGCCGGCGTTACACCAGTCTAAACCCTCCTCCCAAGCCGTGAAGAGCTGCTCAAATGTGGCCAGAGTGGCATCCTGCTCCTCACATGCTTGCTGGGCCCCGAGGAAGTTGAAATGGTAGCGTCCTTTCTGAGAGAAGTAAGGGAACACCACTCCTGTACAGGGGGGGGAGAGCGGTGATACAGACAACttgtatttgcacacacacatcatgcacaCTCATTTACAGATACTTTTGGGGAGGCAAAGTGATATAATTGTTGGAAAGACTGTTACATCATGGGAGAGTAATATGTTTGATCCCACAACAGCAAATGTGCCTATTAGAGCCCAACCAGTATATTGGCTGGCAGTCAATACAGCCAATATTGGCTAATCACAGATATATTGATACTGGCATATATGCTGGCCAATATGCAAAACCGGACAGTACCTactacaacaaaaaacaggtgaaatcatttaaaacagTTTCTTTTAGTTTGTCCATCAGACTCCACTGGTtacattgtttattttgtacatttcgTGATTTGGCAGTGTATCACAGCTGACCATTTTGATGTACAGGTTGGGTTAAGACATCAAGTGCATTGTTCAGCTGTAGTATATCAAGCCcccaaaacatgattttaatagAAGTATTTGGAAAttgggatgatgatgatttgttgCTGCAAATGGATGTTATTATCTATAAAAACCTGGTCATAATTGTCAATTATAACATGAATGGAAgcttttttcttcacaaataTAGATATCAGTATCAGCCCCCAAATCCAGCATCTCTTGAGCTGTAGTGTCCATCCCAGTTGAGCTGTCCTTGACCAAGCCACTGCTCCATGGTATTATTAGAGGTAGCTGGAGCACCCTCGATATGTCAATGCAGTTCATTTGTGGCTTGAGTTCAAACACAACCCATTCAAAACATTGGAGGCAATCTTGCCACTATACCAAGTAAGAAGACGTATCAGTCTGCATATCATACTTTGGAATTTAGTCTTAACTTTCTAGAGACAGTACTGACACGTGCCACATGGATGCAGAAAATAGCACTGGCCAAGGCAGATAAATGGAAAACATGAAGTTTTCCATTTTAGAGAGCAAATTTCAGGTGAATATGAACAGAAACTATTTTCTGATTACTCTGCACACTGAATCTATTTAGTAAATTCTTCAAATTCCTGACTTAACCATGTCAGCCTAATCCACCTaacccatcacacacacacacacacacacacacacactcctaacCTCGCAGTTCCAGCTCCACTGTCACACTCTCATCCTCTAGACCATCGATGACCTCACAGCGGTATCGTCCCGTATCGTTGAGGTGCAGCTCATTGATCACCAGTGACATGTCCCCTGGTGCCGAGCGTCGCAGGCGCACACGGCCCCGGAAACTGCCATAGCTACGCTGACGGTTACCCATAGCAACCATCACTTCGGTTTCTCTGCCATTGGCAGCAGAGGAGACGTGTGCGTTGATGGTGTTAGCCGGCAACCAGGACCATTTGACGCGGGTCCTGCGGGTAGTGTTCAGTTCAGGTTCATAGCGGTAGTGACAGGGCAGGGTGACGGTgctccccctggtggccgaCACTGAAAGCTGCGGGGACTCCACGTGGAGACGTACCCCATTGAAGTAGACTaggaagagcaaaaacaccAGGGATGAGTGCAAGTAAAACCCTGTATTCATATGCTGTTAGATTTATTGGGTACAGGAGTTTCCCACTTAAGAATATCACCTGAACGCTCCCTCATGTCAAGTGTCATTTGTAGAAAATGAGATTAAAGATGCAGCATTAATTACATAACTTGTGAAGTAAATGCTCTCTCTAGTGGCTGACAAAGCACAGAGACatacatttcagtttcaatgTATTTACATTAATACCACCTAATACAGTTGAAGATTGGTTGCTAGCTAGGTGATCACTGGATCGCTTGATGATGTTCATCTAGGCCCATTTTTTTGACAGAGCCACATGAATGTGAATGACTAAGATATCTTCTTGTGAATGACTTAAGATATCTTCTTCTTAATAACTAAAAATCCAAAATCccaaatgttttaaatttgtttggtATTCAGACCCATTtaacttttttcacttttgttatgttgcagcctgatgctacaatcgtttgaattcattttttctctcattaatctacactcagtacctcataatgacaaagtgaaaacagaaatgtagaatcttttgtaaaattattaaaaagaaaaaactgcaaTATCACATTGAtgtaagtattcagaccctttactcagtacttagttgaagcacctttggcagcaattacagtcTCAAGTCTTTTTGTGTATGACGCatcaagctttgcacacctggactgggggattttctgtcattcttctttgcaaatccccTAAAGCTCGATCAGGTTGGATGGAGACCGTaggtggacagccattttcaggtctctccagagatgttcaatagggttcaagtcagggctcttaTTAAAAAGGAGAAACTtaaatatcacactgacataagtattcagaccctttgcaacaacacttgaaatttagctcaggtgcctcccatttctcttgatcgTAGCTGaaatgtttctacaccttgattcgAGTCCACCTGTggcaaattaaattgattggacatgatttggaaaggcacacacctctctaaagaaggcctcacagctgacaatgcgtatcagagcaaaaaccaagccatgaggtcagaggagctgcctgcagagctcacaGACAGGACtgctgcaaggcacagatctggggaaggctacaaaacatttatgctgcactgaaggttcccaagagcacagtggcctccataattaTCAAATGGAAGAAGCTtagcacaaccaggactcttccaagagctggtcaccaagccaaactgagcaatcgtgggagaagggcattagtaagaaaggttaccaagaacccgatggtcacgctgactgagctccacagatcctgtgtggagatgggacaaagatctagacagacaaccagcactgcagccctccactgatctgggctttatggcagagtggctagacggaagcctctcctcagtgcgaaacacatgaaagcctgcttggagtttgaaaaaaaaaaaaaaaaaaagcacctgaaggactctcagactttctggtctgatgaaaccaagattgaactgtttggcctcaattaTAAACATTATGTCTGaaggaaaccaggcaccgctcatcacctgcccaataccatcccaacagtgaagcatggtggtggcagcatcatgcagtggggctgtttttcagcagcagggactgggacactgttcagggttgagggaaagctgaatggagcaaagtccAGAGATATCCTTGATGAAAACCTGCTCCACAGCgttcaggacctcagactgggccaaAGGTttaccttccaacatgacaatgaccctgagcacacagccaagacaacacaagAGTGACTTAGGGACACCTCTGTGAATGTCCCAGAGTGGCCCAGTCAGatccctgacttgaaccctatcgaacatctctggagagacctgaaaatggctgcccACCGATGgcccccatccaacctgaccgagcttTAGGGGATTTgtaaagaagaatggcagaagaTCCCCCAGTCCAGGTGTGCGAAGCTTGATGCGTCATACACAAAAAGACtcaaggctgtaattgctgccaaaggtgcttcaacaaaGTACTGactaaagggtctgaatacttttctttttcataattttacaaaagattctacatttctgttttcactttgtcattatggggtactgagtgtagattaatgagagaaaaaatgaattcaaacgattgtgttattttaagtgttatttcgggagctgttttgctgcactatggaagtgaaggGAGAGCCACAAATACAATATTGTGGAAGAagcccaggggagcacggaGCAACTAATTCTgcggatatttcaccaccatgtgaatTCATAATGCCCAGCAAACTATTCAGCCcagcactctaccaaagttcactGTTGCTTTATTTGCAGTTTTGACTCACAGAGTGATCAGATAATCTCTTCATTCTGGGGTGCACTGCTCCTTTCAGATTTAGTTGGACCCCTtccagttacacacacacacacacacatacacacacacacacacacacacacacacacacacacacacaggattagACTGACTGGGATAGAAACCCACATCTATCACCAGCAGAGTTTGTTTTGATAACCAGGCTGAGTGTCTGGGCTTCATAAATTACCGTTGTTTTCTCTCCACATCCGAGTTAGACCACTACCACCCAGCTGTGTTATGATATATACAAATCATAGCATGTTctgcgcacgcacgcacgcgcacacggGACGTACTCTCTCCGTTGCCGTTGCCGTTGCCGTTAGTGATGTCCTGGTAGTGAAAGCCGTTGTTGTATCTGTGTCTCCCTTGGCCTGGGATCAGCAGGTACAGCCACACGGCCAACAGGGGGCGCAGTAAACTCAGCATGGTACTGTCTGTGGCGCTGACGGACACTGTTCTCTGTAGAGACAtggagttaaaaaataaaaaaaaaaatcatagcacTGACCTCGGTTTAACATTCTTTACTCAGCTCTCTCTTCTATAGTGGAAAATTGACATGAagaataaaatgcaatattagTGTCACTTCAATTATCTATAAAAAGTCCAAATTCAAACTGTACCCATAAAACATTCTGACATGAACCGCAGATGAGAGCCTGTCCGATGCGCACTTTTCATTTAGACGATTTCTTCATAGCGCTTATATAGCCTATCTGCATTGTAATTGCAAAATAGTATACCAGACAATGTACATATTGATCTTTTCTAGCAGGGAATTCACGAGAAAAGACATGATTGACATTTTGGCTCATGATGTGCATCAAATAGCCTACAGTGACAAACTTAAACAGGTTACTTGTGTTTGATCTTCGATATTGTGGtgctttgcagtgttttttcttcccgcTGATCACCTAATCCTCAAATTTCTCCTCGGCTTTCTGCTGTTATTCGGCTTTCTGATTATCctgctttgctgtgtctgtcaaagcaCTTTGTAGGCTAAATTCTGTTTTAAAGGTGCTAGTGTACATAAAAAGAgtattattatcactatcatcAGTTATAAATTCCGTTGATTTTTACAAAGCTTGATGGCTCTTACTTGAAATACGCTGACATGCATTAAACACGCACAAGCTCATCAAAAGCAGAGAAATTTCTCACATCAGAACATAACGTCCCGTCTAATATCATGTGATTCAGTTTTCCCATAAAGTCGCCTATTCAAAGCTCTAAATCTACAAGATATCTATTGTGGGTCAGTATCACGTTCTGATTATAACAATTACCATTTACCTACAGTGTACCTATAAGGCGCTATGTTGCCTCCTTGAGCCTCTGAGCACCACTTCAAGTCCAGTCTTACCAAAGCTATCTTTCTACCAGCTGAGTTTTCTCGTAAAACACAAAGTCCTGGTTGGAGCAAAGATGAACTCAGTTAACACcttttaatgaaaacaaaagcctTAAGTCGTAAAAATGCAGTCACTCACAGATAAGCTGTTCTCCGCCAAGCGCGGCTTCAGTTCATCTTCTCGTTATTCTCTGATTTGTGCTGACCGGACTGTCCTGCCATCGAAAAGAGTGCAGGGTGACGTCACGGGACTCGGCATCCCCTTTGAAGTGAATACCGCTCGAAAAAGTGACGTAATCCTTATCcaatataaaacatgaacagaTAACAGACAGTGATCTACcataaataccaaaaatataACACCAAGGGTGATATcaataacagtaaaaacagcagATGTATTCGTCTAATACCGTCAAATGAATGACTGCTTGAAaagtcctcatcctcatccagtATGAATCATGAACGCATGGCATGGGCAGACAATAACATGACAACAACACCAAACATATAACGCTAATAGCGAAATTAACATCACAAATATGACCTAAATACCACTAACAGAATATTAACACTTATACTAATGACTGAACAACCACGTTTACAGTTCATGGAAATGAGTGAAACTTTATAAATTACCTCATCCTAATTCAGTGATAAAATAACATACAGTATAAAACTAGTGCTACTAATACCAACACTATTTGTGATCCTAACAGCTGCTATAGTTGTGCAACACTTTGAAGTTTAAGACAGCTTGTAAAAGTGACCTCATCTTCTGAAAAATAAGCATGATAATAATAGCTACCAACACTAGTGTTAATACTTATGCTAATACTAACAGTAATACCATATGAGTCCATGTTGCATCCAGATGTAAGCTGAATGGTGCTCATGCGTGCTAAAATTAATGGGGGTCATGCTCACCCAGTTGACATCCCGCAAAAAACTCTAGTTGGTCCTCAGTGGAACCTGCAGACAAACCCAGCCAAAGCCCAACTTTCGGCTTTTCTTTAATAATCCATCCTTGTGGGAAAAGTTGGCAAATTGTTTGTGATAACAGATAAATTTGTGCAGCACTTACACATAGTTTAATGTAAGCATTCCATCATGACAACAGTAATGCCTGACAATTTTACAAGGTTTTTGTTCTGCTCAAaggcaggggggaaaaaaaatcctcataaaCAATTTACAACACAGGTGAACTTTACTGCCTTTTTTTCTGGATGATGCAACCCAGCATGGCCTGACTCTGACCAGTACCAGTCTGAGCTGAGATCTGAAAATATCAGTCATGACTGTCATTGTTAGAAATTTTAAAATGTGGTATGGTGGAACCttataaacaagaaaaaatattgtcattttCCTTTGTGGTCTTTCAATACAAATGCTGGCAAATAACCAATGGACAAAGTTTATattttctctcttgtcttttcAAACAGCAGCATTGTCAAAGCTGCAAGTTTCAGCTGCCAGCTCCTGTATTTCTGGTATGTTAAGGCTGATTAAACATATTCCATGCCTGTGTTTTGCCTTGGCCTCCAATAACACTGCAAATATTGTCGCATGCACTCATATTTCAGTCATAAGCTGCAATAATAGTAGCCGTggtggaaaacaaaagcaattcCACTTCTCCATTGGGGCCCTGGAGAATGTGTTGGTCTTCGGCCGCCGCCCCAGTCAGTCACAGTGCAGATGCCTTCCTGAAACAGCTCATAAACTCCTGAGAGCATGGCCTGGCATTGTATGGCACGagacatgggcacacacacacacacacacacacacacacacacacacacacacacacacacacacacattttctctgtctttgcacCTTCCATGCTAAAGAAATGCCCACCTCACCGTCCCCTCAGATACCTCTCAAATGCCCCCAAAAACAGCCCCGCAGTATTTTGAGTCCTGCATGCAATGGTTTCCTCGTTTCCTCTGTGGTTTGCCCTCTGTAGCCACTGCTGTTTTTCTAGTGTGACTGTCTAACATTCAGCAGACATAATGAAAACTTTAGACCAACACTTCTTTGAGAGGGGGGATGGTTGAGGAAAAAGCTGACCAAGGCCCCGAAAAACAAGCAGGATGTGAGGGGTTTGATTTCAAAGTGCTGTCAACATAGTGAAATGCTCAATGCACACACTGATCAGTCAACATATTGAACGCATGAAGGTGAgctgaatgtatgaatgaatgcaaGTTGCATACAGTGTTTTTAAACACTGACACCAGTTTCAAACCAATGCTGCACAATTCTCCAACTTTATTCTGCATCCAGAAACACCGTTCCTATCacatcattttaaaagaaaCTGATTTGCTTTCGCTGCAAACGTACTTATggataaaaatattattatttttttttttagattatccTGCTGAGAGACAGACGAGCTTAGTTTACATACcaaagataaaacacaacatgaaacaattaaataataataataacagaaataatAGTGTTCCTAAAGCATGATTATATAATATTCTCTTTCCAAGCCTTATTTCTGTCCATCTATTGCTATCTATTGCTACTGCCAACACTTCTACTGAGCCTAATACCACTAGTTTTTCTCAAAAAAGATGATGTGGTACATGTTGCTGCAATGCAATAAAACCTTGTTTCTGGATGTTTATTCACTTGCTTTGAATGAATTGAGGCAGTTTTTGTTAACCTGTTCCTCATGTGACTTTTATCTTACAGTTACATCAAAGTGAGTAAAACAGCTTGGGTTAATTTTGGGTTATATTCTCTCAGTGAAAACGAAAACTGTGGTCTGGGTTAAATGAGAAAAAGCCTTTGCTGACGATGAAAACTTCACACATGGTGTAAAATTCTTTGAGTTGGCAGTTGAACTTGGATTGCCAGAAGCTGCAGGTAAATCTTATCTGACCATCTGCCTACCAGCCTCCACACTTTCCACTGCGCTATGCAATGTCAAACTActtcttgtttctcttcacgttcatttttttgtggtgaGGAAGCATACTTATGTTCATAATCATCGACACAACACAGagtgcatcatcatcatcatcatcatcatcgtcattgaCACAACAATTCATGAAACCAGGGTGATCCTTTCATGTCGAACTTTCCTTTCTTCTGTTTCGcttcctgcctcctctccctccatcacccACTTCTCCTCACTGTCTCATTTACCATctgatgtgtgtgagtttaAACTAAACATTTCTGTTGggtaaaaaaatgtgtgtggctAGAAAAATAGTTTTATCTTGCTGACTGATATGATCTACactgtcttttattttaaactgtggctaaacaataaaaacagcttaGATGTCCATTAAAGCAACTGgtcgatgtttttttttttttttttcttctctctaatAACTAAAACTGTTTGCACATTCAAAACATCTGCGTAAATCGTTTGTAAATGTAGTGTGGcctgagccagaaatgaggctctataagcacacagcatgagtgacagtggcgcTTGGGAGAAaatcgcctaaaagtagtgttcaaacaaatgattttttctcaatgacagtgagtctgagtctgaatataaggtatcatgagaaaggtaaggatttgggctttcaaactgtgtcaaaattatttgccaactccccaaaatgcccGAGATTCAGcaagttaaaaaagtgtgtgtttctccttctctccccagcttgtgggttccatgtacagtacaggccaaaagtttggacacaccttctcattcaatgcattttctttattttcatgactatttacattgtagattctaactgaaggaatcaaaactatgaatgaacacatgtggagttatgtacttaacaaaaaaaggtgaaataactgaaaacatgttttatattctagtttcttcaaaatagccaccctttgctctgattactgctttgcacactcgtggcattctctggatgagcttcaagaggtagtcacctgaaatggttttccaacagtcttgaaggagttcccag is a genomic window containing:
- the hapln3 gene encoding hyaluronan and proteoglycan link protein 3, with amino-acid sequence MLSLLRPLLAVWLYLLIPGQGRHRYNNGFHYQDITNGNGNGNGEIYFNGVRLHVESPQLSVSATRGSTVTLPCHYRYEPELNTTRRTRVKWSWLPANTINAHVSSAANGRETEVMVAMGNRQRSYGSFRGRVRLRRSAPGDMSLVINELHLNDTGRYRCEVIDGLEDESVTVELELRGVVFPYFSQKGRYHFNFLGAQQACEEQDATLATFEQLFTAWEEGLDWCNAGWLADGTVQYPIVVPREGCGGVDLAPGLRSYGQRHRLFHRYDAFCFSAAVKGTVYFLEHPSKLNFTEAVQACADSGAQIAKVGQLYAAWRLMGLDRCDAGWLADGSVRYPIAKARANCGPSEPGVRSFGFPPQHQKFSVYCYQATLV